ATATCGATATCGACCGTCCGGGGCCCCCAGCGAACCGGCCTTACCCTCCCGAGTGCGTCCTCCACATGGAGGGCCCGTGCCAGCAGCTGGTGCGGATCGAGGGTCGTCTCAATCTCCACCACGGCATTCAGGAACGGGCCCTGTTCCGTGTAGCCAACCGGGTCGGTTTCATAGAGGGGCGAGACCTTCAAGAGGGTTACTCCCGGCCCCTCGACAAGCAACTGTAAGGCCCGCCTCAGGTTTGCCTCGCGGTCCCCGAGGTTGGAGCCAAGGCCGAGATAAGCTATGATAGGATTAATTTTATTCCAAATCATGGCCTGCCTTCCCGCGGGTGATCTCCACCTCAACGTAATCCAGGACCCCACCGACCGCGGCGTGGGGCTTGCGAACCCTGACCGTTATCTTCCTGAGATCATACGCCGACAGTATTTCCTGGGCAATAGCCTCCGCCATGGCCTCAATCAGGCTAAACTCGCGCTCCTCGACGATATCCTTTACGATCGTATAAACATCCACATAATTGATGCTGAGTTCAAGATCGTCCGCCTGGGCTGCTGCCGAGAGGTCTGTGAACATCTCAACATCCACTTCAAACTTCTGCCCGAGTTCCTTTTCGGCTGCAAAGGCGCCATGATAACCGTACAACACCATGCCTTTAAGAGATAGTTTATCGCTCATCTCTTTCCTCCTCTCTAAGTATGGCATCAGCCATACGAGCAACCCGTGTCATCTCCCGGACATCATGAACCCGCACAATATCAGCTCCCCTGGCGATAGCCAGGGCCACCGTGGCCGCTGTCCCCTCGACCCTCTGATCGACCGGGAGCCCGAGTACGTTGCCGATGAAGGATTTCCGCGACGTGCCAACGAGAATCGGCTGCCCGAGGCCCTTGAATTCGTCGAGCCGGCGCAGGATCTCGAGATTATGCGCTGTGGTCTTCCCGAAACCGATTCCCGGGTCGATAATTATGTTCTCACATTTCACTCCGAACTCGAGCGCCTTTGCGATGCGTTCACGGAAAAAAGCATATATTTCCGATATCACATCATCATAATGAGGATTCGCCTGCATGTATTTGGGCATACCCTGCATGTGCATCAGGACGACCGGGACATCATACTTCGCCACAAGCCTGCCGAGCTCGGGGTCAAATCTCAAGGCACTGATATCATTTATTATATGCGCACCTGCCTCCAGAGCGCGCCTGGCAACCCCGGCCTTGCAGGTGTCAACGGATACTGGCACCGGGACCTCCCTCACAAGCCTCTCGACTACAGGGATGACCCTCGCGATCTCTTCCTCTTCGGGAACGGGGTCGGAGCCGGGACGAGTGGATTCGCCACCCACATCGATAATATCCGCCCCATCTTCCACCAGCTCCCTGGCGCGGGCCACCGCCCGGTCCGCGTCGAGCCACCTCCCACCATCGGAGAAGGAATCCGGCGTGACATTCAGGATCCCCATAATATGGGTCTTCGCCCCAAAACGCAGCGTATACCTACCACCCCTCAATTCGGCTGGTTCGCACCTCGAGCTGCAGGTCGAGGCCTCCAGCGCTTCCTCAATTTCATCCGCGATGGAAGGGAGGCCGAAAGGTTGGCTCCTCAGGGTGTCCAGGACGAGCTGGTACTGGCGCAGCGTGCCCATGAGAAGCACGTCAGTCGTGTGGACATTCAAGCACGCCACATCCCACGACACCGCAGCCTCCCCGCCCTTCGCAAGCATCTCCTGCTTGAGCAGGATGGCAGCCTTCAGGGGAACCCCCGTGAGCTTCACTATCCGGTGAACACCCTTCGGGGCCATAATACCAACGCCATCAGGCGAAACCCCCATCTTCCTCATCTCGCCCGCCAGGGAGCGCTGGTCATCAAGCCTGAGGATTCGTGCGATGACCCTTCCCTTATCGTTCACCTTATTGCTATTGTCTACGCCGGTTATTCCACTAATCTCTCTCATGCTACGGACCTTTTCCATAACGACGCATAAAAAAGGAATTGCCGTGCCTGGCAATTCCATTATATTCGAACCATACCCCGACTGCAAGCCAAAAGTCGAAGGGAATCGCGGGCATACGCCACGCAGATACGCTAAGTCAGTCCACGCAAGTGCGCTGAGTCAGTGAGCATAGGCTCTGCCATTGCGCCGCATGGCTATACCTGCGGCCTTCGCTATCGCAAGCGCTATCAGGCCGTCAGCGATGTGGTGCAGGGCAGTGCCCAGGCCCACGACGATCCCGGCCTTTGCAAGGGTAAACCCGAACAGCAGAACGATGAGCGCCTCCGCTGTAGCATGTACCGGCAGGGTGAGCAAGAGGGCTTGCCAGAAAGACATGCCTCGCCTTATCGCAACCGCCCCGACGAGGCCAAATACCGCATGCATGGCTGCCCGGGCCGCGATCACGGGGCCGAGCTTAACTAGGAATCCGAAAGCCGAACCCAGCCCGACCATCACTGCAACCCAGGGACCGAAGAGCATCGAAATCATGACTGGTACATGCGAAGTAAGGGTGGCCGAGAAAGGCGGGATGACGATGCCCAACACACCCCCGAATGTGAGAGGAATCAAGAGAGATAGTGCAGTCAAGATCGCGCCCCACACGAGTTCCCTGGTCCTCATACTCCCCTATACCTTCCTTCCTGTTATCACCATTAATGTTCATCATTCCAGCTCCAGTTCAACCCCTTATTCAACCCCTTAGGAGTAGTATATGACCGAATGTAATGTCTTGTCAAGTGTCTTGACTGCTTATATATCCCACAATCGGGCCTCGAGAACGCGATCCCTCACTGAACCCCTGTGACCCTCAAGGCCTTCAAGCCCCAGATAACGGGACGCAACATCCAGGAGGGCGTCAAGCGGCACGAGCCCGATTATCTCGCTCCCGATTACAGGAATGCCGTAGCGCTCCGCCTCGGCCTTGACGAGGTTGAAAACCTCATGTATTGAAGTCTCGCGGAAGTTCAGCAGGTTCATGGTGACCTGGGCGACCTGGCGGTCGTGGAGCATGATACCCAGGGCCCTCACATGCCTGAGCCCACCATCTTTCTCCCTGATCCTCTTCGCTATCTTTTTCGCAATAGACACGTCACTCGTGCCGAGATTTACATTGTAGGCGATGAGGAAATCACGCGCCCCTACAGCCGTAGCCCCCGCCGTCGGGTGAAGCCTCGGCGGGCCAAAGTCCGGCCACCGCTCAGGACTGGCGATGGACTCCTTGAGGCCCTCGTACTGGCCTCTCCGGATGTTCGCGAGGTTCCGCCGCTCCGGCCGGACCGCGGCCTCCCCATAAAGATATACAGGTATGCCGAGCTCACCCGCGATCCTCTGCCCGAGCCTCCGCGCCATTTCAACGCATGCCTGCATAGTTGTCCCCCGGAGGGGCACGAGCGGCACCACATCAGCGGCGCCTATCCGCGGGTGCTCGCCTGTGTGATCCTCCATGTTTATAAGGCGCGCCGCAGCAGCAACGGCGCGAAACGCTGCCTCGCAAACGGCGCCGGCACCCCCGGCAAAAGTGAGAACGGAACGGTTATGATCGGCATCCATGGAGCAATCAAGCAACTTCACGCCATCCACCGAATCTACGGCGGCGACTATCTGCTCCACGATAGCCCTTCGCCGCCCCTCGCTAAAATTCGGAACGCACTCCACCAGGCCGCCCGGTATACCGTCCGGCATGTCGCCCGCCGGCCCCATTAATGATCCCATCCTCCATCCCCGCTATCTTCGTATTTGTAGATATCAATATCTTTATAGATATCAATATCTTCGTGAACTTGAAGAAATCTATTCTGAGTGCCCCAGGTTCAGGTTTTCTCGAAGAGGTAACCCTTCGCCCCAAGGGCGCGCTCGATGTTATCGAGGGCCGCTTCGCTTGCTGCCTGGATCGTGTGAAGGTGAATACCCTCGGTTAGCACTGAAAGGGGCTTCGCCTCCTTTTCGGAAAGCGTGCGTACAAACCCCTCCACATCGTCTGCCGATTCTATCATGAGCATGCCGCGTAGCTCACCGTAGAGGGGATGCTCCACGACCACGTCGACTACCCTCCCGCCGAGCCCGACAATGGTGAGGAGCTCATCTCTGAGCTCCTCTACTCCACTATGCCTGCACGCCATAACGCGAGTAGGAATGCGACCGGCCGCGGCCTCAGCCAGTATATACCCCCGCGGAGTCGCGACCAGGTCCACGCCTTCCGCCCTCAGGATGGCAATATCCTGCACTATGACCTGCCTGCTCACTGAGAGCATCCCAGCGAGCTCGCTGCCGGTGACCGGCGCCCTGCGCTTTCTCAGTACCTCTAGCAGCTCCTTACGCCGCCTCTCCCCTGTTAGTGGGACCATCGAGAGACCACCCCATGTTAAATGGTCAAGCGGTACCTGGATTCTGAGCAAGGAGCGAAGGCCTCCGCTCGCCCTTGCCCGTTGCCCCGGTGGCTTGCTGGCCGGGGTGCTGCGCATCCTTCGCCGTCTCGACTTCCGATGCGGCCGCGCGCCCAGCCTCCTTTGAGCTGGCCGCCACGCCCTTGGCATCACCGGCAAGGGCAGCCATCTCATTTAACAACGCCTCGAGCTCCTCTCCTTCTATCGTTTCCTTCTCTTTCAAGACCCTGGCGATATGCTCAAGCTTATCTCTATTCGCCGTGAGAATACTCTTCGCAGTCTCGTAGCACCTGGTTACAATGGAATGGATCTCCTCGTCGATCTCGGCTGCGACCTCCTCGCTATAATTCCTTTCCCTTGCGATATCGCGGCCGAGGAAGATGGTATCTTCGTGCCTCCCGCCGAGCGTAAGAGGGCCAAGCCTCTCGCTCATCCCGTATTCGGTGATCATCTTGCGGACCAGCTTTGTTGCCTTCTCGAGGTCGTTCTGGGCCCCTGTGCTTATCTCGCCCAGGACTATCTCCTCGGCAACCCGGCCCGCCATAAGCACGGTAACCTCGTCAAGCAGCTCCGAACGCGTCAGGAAGTAGCGGTCCTCCTCGGGCAACATCAATGTATAGCCGCCGGCCCGCCCCCTGGGGATTATGGATACCTTGTGGACAGGGTTTGCATGGGGCATGAGCTTGCCTACAAGGGCATGGCCGCTTTCGTGATAGGCCACTATATTCCTTTCCCGCTCGCTCATCACCCTGCTCTTCCGCTCAGGGCCGGCTATCACCCGGTCGATGGCCTCCTCGCACTCGATCATCATTACCTTCTTCTTGCCGCGACGCGCAGCAAGGAGCGCTGCCTCGTTTAGCAGGTTCTCGAGATCCGCCCCTGTGAAGCCCGGCGTCCTGCGCGCTAGCACCTTGAGGTCAACATCGGGACCGAGGGGCTTCCCCCTGGCATGCACCCTCAAAATGGCCTCACGCCCCACCAGGTCCGGCATATCTACCACAATCTGCCGGTCGAAACGTCCCGGCCTGAGAAGCGCGGGATCCAGCACATCCGGGCGGTTAGTGGCGGCCAGGATGATTATGCCCGTATTGGGCTCGAAACCATCCATCTCTACGAGCAGCTGGTTTAGCGTCTGCTCCCTTTCGTCATGACCACCGCCGAGGCCGGCACCGCGCTGCCTGCCGACAGCATCGATTTCGTCTATGAAGACGATACAGGGGGCGTTCTTCTTGGCCTGGTCGAAGAGATCCCTGACGCGCGCGGCGCCTACGCCTACGAACATCTCGACAAAATCAGAGCCGCTGATGATAAAGAAAGGCACACCGGCCTCTCCGGCTACCGCCCTTCCCAGCAGCGTCTTGCCCGTGCCAGGCGGACCCACCAGCAATATGCCTTTAGGGATCTTCGCCCCGACCTCCGCGAACTTCTTCGGGTGTTTCAGGAACTCAACTACCTCCGCGAGCTCTTCTTTGGCCTCATCCACGCCCGCTACGTCGGCGAAGGTCGTCTTGCCCTTATCCTCGACGTGAAGCCTCGCCTTGCTCTTCCCGAAGGACATGGCACGGCTTCCCCCGCCCTGCATCTGGTTAAGCACAAAGAGCCAGAGCCCCACGAGGAAGAGGGTAAATATCAACTGTGGCAGGATGGACATCCACCAGGGCGGCGTCGGCGCAGGCTCGGCTGTAACCTGAATCTGGCGCGCCACCCCGGGTTGTTCCTTGAGCTTATCAGTTATCAGGGTTATATCCGGCGCATACGTTTGAAAGCTCGTGCCATCCTTAAGCGTCCCGGTCACGATGTGCTCGCCGATTATATGAATCTCCTTTACCCTGCCGGCCTCCCAGTATTCCATGAATTGGCTCAGGCTCATCTTCTCAGGCTCATGCCTGGGCCCGTAGAAATTACTCGCTATAGAAACAGTAATGAGGCCCAGTAAAAGCCAGAGCCCTAGCGTCTTCAAAGCTCTATTCAAAAAGAATTCCTCCTTTAGATCCCACACTAGAGACCCTACATCAGGCTCCAAGTTAGGTCCCGAGTAGGCAAGCGATCTTGCGCAAGCAAGATATTCTAAGCAAATAGCCCCACCTGTGCTATTATATACAATCCTCCAGCGTACGTAATTATAGCATACCACCCTGGTGAATACAACCAAGCTGAAGCCAGATAAAGCCAGACAGACAGATGCCAGACGGAAGCCAGGAAGCCAGGCTGGCGCCTGCCCCAGGGCTCGCTCGTCTGGCCTTAATAGCTGCATTCCATGCCTTTATGCCTTTGCCGCCTCGTCGCTATATCGCGCCACCAGGTGAAGAACCTTCCTAGTGGCCCCAGTAACCTTAAAACGCTCGCCAATTCGGTAACCGATAACCCAGATTATCTCATCACCCGCCACAATAAGGGGGATGCGATCCCGGCGCCCCCTCGGGATCTTGAGGTCTATGAAAAACTCCTTCAACTTCTTGGTCCCATCCATGCCCAGCGGCCTGAACCTGTCGCCGTGGCGGCGGGTCCTTACGACCAGGGGACCGGGAATCGCGTCGGAATCGAGGAATTCCTCGAGACAGACTCGATAACCTCTGGCGCGCTTCCTCCCCTCCCGCGGCAGGGGCATTTCCCCGATATCCAGCACCCTCGCCTCGATCTCGCAGCTTAGCTCGGGGATACGGGTGACCCCGGGGATCACAAGGACGCGCTCGGGCACAACAGGGCGTTCCGGCAGGGGCGCGGCCCCCCTGGTCTCAATACGGAGCCTCAGCTTACCGTATTCATATTCAGCCATGATGCCACCAGGCATGTCGAGGCTCGCCCCGGAAACGCCCCGTCTCGCCATGGCAAGGACCGAATGAATGTGCTCGGACTCTATATCCTTCACCTCGCCGCCCCTGAGCCTAGCTACGGCCTGACGGATGATCCTTCCCTGAATGGCCCCGTGCTGCCGAAACAACGCACCACAATCCAGGATCACACTATCCTCCGTCCAATCAAAGAGCGCATCCTGGAAGGCCGCGGCGGCCATTCCCTCGATATAATCCGAGTCCAGGCGCAGGATATCGGCCGTCCTTAGGAGGGCCTCGCGAATGCGGCTGTTATATTCTCGCTCCAGCAGTGGTATCAGCTCAAGCCTTATCTTGTTCCGGAGATACTTGGGTTTCACATTTGAGGCATCGAGCCTGGTGGCAAGGTTATTCGCCTCACAATATGCCGCGATCTCCGAGCGACTGGCCCTGATGAGCGGCCTGATGTAGGTTATATCGCCCTCGGCCCTGACGGGCGGTATAGCCGTCAGGCCCGTAAGCCCCGAACCTCTGAAGAGCCGCATCAGGATGGTTTCAACCTGGTCATCCGCATTATGACCAAGCGCAACCTTATTCGCCCCTACATCCCGGGCGACACGCCTGTAGAAGTCATAGCGGACCTCTCGCGCGCCCTCCTGGGGTGAGCGTCCCGTCCTCCTGAGATAGGCCGGAACGTCATATGACTCGACAATGCAGGGAAGCCCCAGGCTATCGGCGAATTCCTTGACGAACCTGGCATCCTCCTCCGCCTCATTCCCCCTGAACATGTGGTTCAGGTGGGCGACATGCAGAATCAGCCTGTACTCTCCGGCAAAGCTATATAGAATATGCAGGAGAGCCACAGAGTCGGGCCCTCCCGATAGGCCAACGACGACGCGATCGTTCTGTTCGAGCATCCGGTAGTCTTCTATAACCACTCTGATCGTATCAACATCAATCATAATCAATCATAAACCCGTCCCCGGGGTCCCGGTGCCGGAACCCCGGCGCTGACCCTTTCTCCCATCCTCTCTCTAACATCCTCGTATTATCATAACAGACAGGACCCCCTATCCGCAACTCAATTGTTCGATTAATTATGCAATATTATTAGATCGCGCCCGCTTTCAGCCGTGCACCCGTTTTAGAGCTTGCAGCATGAGGCATAGAACTCCTGCCACGCCCTTGCCTGTCCACCCTGGCGACAATAACCGTCATGTCATCAAACAACCTGCCGCCAGTATTCTCCCTCGCCTTCTCCACGATTACTCGCGCGATATAATGAGGATCGTCACTATCGATCCGCTTGAGCATCCGGACAAACCATTCATCCTTCCCCCCTGGATCCACCCTGGAATCAATAACCCCGTCGCTTACCATTATGAGAATATCCCCATCAACAAGGCGTTTCCGAGATCCCTCGACATCTATGGCGCTGAAGATGCCCGCAGGCAGGGACGATGACCGCACTGTTATGATCTCCTCGCCGCGCTTCACAAAGCTTGGCGAGGATCCTATCTTTATAAATTCCGTATCCCCCGTAAAGAGATCGAGAACAGCAAGGTCGACGGTGGCGAATGTCTCGCCGGGGGACCGCAAGAGCAGGATAGAATTTACAGTCTTGACTGAAAACTCATGATCAAAACCGGCCTCAATCAGGCGTTCTAACATAGAGACCGCCGTGGTGCTTTCGGCAGCCGCCTGAGGTCCGACACCCATCCCATCGCTTAAAACGATAGCAAACCTGCCGTCGCTGAGCTCCCTCGTGGAGTATGCATCCCCTGAAACGCCGCCATGATCCCTTGCCACCCTGGTCACAGCGACGGTAACACGGAGGTTTCTGGCCGGTGTCAGGTGAAATTCACACACAGGCCGGCCCTTTCTGGCGTCACAGTTGGCCCCCCATACGATAAGCGGCTGTCCGACCATCGCCGATACAATAGGAGCCATCGCCCTCCTGCATTCTTCCGCACTACCGCACGCATGCTTGGATATAATGATATCCAGATATTTCCTCTCCTTCGACCGTATCACGCTCACCTCATCCGCCGGCAAGCCCACTTCCGCAAGGCGCCTTGCAATCAAATCCTCCATGCCTACATCGAATTCGATACTGGCGGCGAGCTCCGCTGCAAGGCCTCGCATCATATCGGAGATTCCCCTCAATTGCCCCGATACCATCAGCCTGCTTTCGGCGAGCTTCCTCATCCAGTGGCGGTCCACCGAGTAGTTTTGCAGGAGTTTGTTGACCGTCTCCACAAGCCGACTCGTCTGAATGCACCATTTCCCAATCCGGCCGGAAAGGTCATCGATGCCTACATCCCCCTTCAATTCAGCGAGCGCTACCAGGTCCAGGAGATCCCTGTAAGTCTTGTAGAAATTCTTGGCCCAGCAGTTATAGTAAGAAATGCAGTTACTACAGCAAAGAGACATTATCATATGGATGAGCGTGATGGCCTCGGCCCTGTCCCTGGCGGGGTTCGCCTGTGGCATGTGATCGAGATTTGAAGCCAGCTCCTCAAATATTCTCGAAAAATCTCCCAGCTTCTTCGATATCTGCTTCTGGAGCCTCCTGGCGCAGGCCACATCGCGGTTCCGTACCGGCCGCGCTACCGGCACCATATTCTTTATGGAGGGAAGCGCCCCTCCTGGCATGATCAGGAAGAGGAGCGAGGCCAGGAAATTCTCCGCTATAAAGACCGGAACGGCAGGCCCGCTTATTACCTGAAAAGCGAGCATCGCCCCTCCAAGTGCAAATCCCGCCGCAACCCCGGCCTTCCCATAATCCCGGCACAGCCCGGCGATGAGACCCCCGAATGCATAGGCGCCAGCGAGAGGAAGCATCCTCCCCTGCGACATGGACATGGCACATACAAGACCTATCATTGCGCCACCTGCCGCACCGGGTCCTGCCCCGCCCAGGAGCGCGAGCCCGGCCACGCAGGCCCCACCTATGATATTACCAACAGAGAATCTCCCTACCTGGATGCCGGCAAGACCAGCCACCAGGCCTGCAAGAAGCAACACCAGGGCTTCCGGCCTCCCAGCCGCATGCCTGTCGACATAGACGCTGCGGCCCTGAAATAGGCCAGAGGCGATGATGCCAGCAAGGCCAGCCTCGAAGGCCACCAGGATCATGCCTTTCTCCCCAGGTCTCAGGCCAGCACGGGCGATAAGCCCGGCTGCGATAGTCGCCCCACCGACAGCGGCGCCCACGCTCCACCGGGACGTTACAGCCCTGGTATAAAGCCAATGCGATATAAGATAGACGAGGACCAGGATAACGAGGTAACCGAGCGCACCTGGATCGAACCATCTGAAAGTGGGCTTCCGGCTCAGGACTCCGATCATCACGCCGAAGAGCGACCAGATCGCAAGAGCCCCCTGCGCCGCACCAACAGCCCCGACGTATGCGATCCCAAACGGCGATATGGAGTTAAATAAGAAAGCCCTACCCAGGATAGCCCCTATGAGAATGATTGCAAGCCTGTTGCGGCTCACCCGATACACTCCCCCCTGCCTCCATCCTTTCCCTGGTATTATAGCATAGAGGCATGGAAGGAACTTGTTGCTTTTTGTAGGGCCGGCCTGGGAATCAGCTGACAGGTGACCAGAAAAAACGCGAAAAGATACCATGGATCAGAACGCAGTATCATTCATACCGCAGCGCCTCAACTGGCCTGAGGCTTGCCGCCCGCCAGGCAGGATACGTCCCGAAAACTAGCCCGACCAGCGATGAGGAGAGCAGCGCAACAATGATGGAAGAGGCGGATATGAGAGCCGGCCACCCCCCAATAGCTGCCACGGCGTGCGCTATGGCGCTCCCCAGGATCACACCGGCCAGGCCACCAGCAATGCACATTGCCGCCGCCTCAATGATAAACTGACGAAGTATGTCGCGCCTCTTTGCCCCGACCGCTTTGCGTATACCTATCTCACGAGTCCTTTCGCTTACCGTGGCAAGCATTATGTTCATAACCCCGACCCCTCCTACCAGGAGGGAGATGCCCCCAATCCCGCCCAAGATCGCTGTAAATATAGAGAATGTGGCCCGGGCGGCCCTGACCATAGCCTCGATATTCTGGACCCGGTACTTGAATGATGCCCCGTAACGGCGCCTCAGGAGCGCTTCCACCTCCCTGCATGCCTGGCCCACGGTATCCGGCCGGGTGGACTGGGCAAGGATCGTAGAGACAGCACTGGATCCAGTCATCCGCTCCGCCAGAGAAACAGGCAGGTAGATGACCATACCGCCAGCGCTATCACTGGCGAGACCAACACCCCTGTTGACCTCGGCTATAATACCGATTACAATAAACCCCTGCCCATTCAGCCTGATTTTCCGTCCCAGGGGATTCCGGCCAGGAAAGAGCCTTTCCACGAGACCCGCATCGAGGACTACAACCGGGCGCCGTCTAGCGATGTCGAGCTCGCTCAAAAATCGCCCGGCCTTCAAACGGTTACCACCTATCCTGGCGGCGTCGTGCGTTGTATATATCGTGGCAACCTCCTCGTGCCTGCCCCCGCATCTTACCAGGCCCTTGCTCACGATCTCCGGCGTCACGCTGCTCACGAGCGAGCACAAGTCCTCGATTGCACGCGCGTCATCAAGCGTCAGGGGTTTGAAATCACCCCGCTTGACGTCCTCATCAAGGGGATCCGGCTTGACCAGGATCAGGTTGGCCCCGAGGTTGCCCCACTCCCCTGAGACCTCATGGCGCGCACCCTCGCCAATGGATATCATCGCGAGCACCGCGGCAACGCCGATGATAACGCCCAGGAGCGTGAGACCGGATCGCATTCTGTTGGCTTTGATGCTCGATAGGGCGAGGTTTAAGCAGTCCATAAATCCCATGCACATAGCACCTCGAGATTGCTTAATGGATGATGAGATAGGATGAGGATGCAATTAATGAAATATAGAGTAGAGGTCATTCTATTTTAAACTCTATGAAGCTCCCGGCCCCTTCCCGCCTGATTGAAACAGCATCCCCGTCGTTCAAGGTTTCCAGGGCCTCATACGGCCCAACGATCACCTCGTCGCCAGCCTCCAGTCCCCCGGCAACTTCGACATCTGAAATAGTCTCGAGCCCGCATATCACCGGGACCTCCTTAACCCTGCCGCCAGCCGCAACAAGGACAACCTTTCGCCCATTTCGTATGGTGATCGCCTGAGCCGGCACCACCAGCACCCTGGGCCTGCGCGCCGTGATCACCTCGACGTCCGCGGACATCCCCGGCCTGAGCACCCCATTAGTCGCACGCGTACCAGTCGCCCCCATGTCAACCCTTATGTTAAACCTGGATATCCCCGGTTCGGGGACAGCCCCGGGTGCTATATGTGCGACCGTGCCGTAAAACTCCCGCCCCGGACATGCATCGAAAGAAATCTTCGCCCTCTGCCCGATCTCTATGCGGGCGATATCCACCTCATCGACCCCCGCCTCGACGAAAAGGCGACCGGGGTCTATAACCTCCGCCACAAGCATCCCAGCGCCGACGGGCTCCCCCGACGATGCCTTCAGCGATGCCAGGATTCCCCCCGTATGCGTCCTGATCCTGGTAGCATGCATCTGTTTCCCAAGGAACTCCAAATTGGCCCTGAGATGGGAAACTCGCTCCATGGCGGCCCGCTTCGCCGTCTCGCGAGATCGGGCCTGCGCCACAGCAAGCGCGAGACCGGCCTCAGCCCCCCTGAGCTGGGCAAAGGCTGCATCGACATCAGTTTTCCTGGGGCCATAAGCTACGGCCCCATATTCCTTCTTTGCCATCTCATATTGGGACCGACGGGTCTTGAGTTGCACCATTGCCTCATCCATGGTCTTTCGTGGAATTGCGCCCGCCACATACAGCTCCTTCATCAAGCCCGCCTCCCTCTCCGCTTCTTTCCAGGCCATCTCTGCCTGGCCGAGCGCATTCTCCGCCCGGTCCACTTCCACGCCCGCGGGGCCCTGGCGGGCCTCCTCAAATCTGGCGCGCGCAAGGTCGAGCCTGGCCTGCGCCTGGATGACCTCGAGGTCCTGCCCCGGTCCGGCCGACATATCCCCCAGCCGGGCCAGGTCCGCCTCCGCCGATGCGAGCTCTGCCATGACCCGGGCGTATTCGAGGGCGAGCCCGGCCTGGTCGAGCTCGAGAATCACCTGACCGGGAAGCACTACCTCGCCTTCTTTTACATTGACCCGGACCACTCTCCCACTTAGCTCGGAGCGGATCTCGTCCCTGGCCGCTGACCTGACGATGCCGCTCGCCGTCACCGTCGCAACCAGTTCCCGCCTGGTTACCTTATGG
The Bacillota bacterium DNA segment above includes these coding regions:
- the folK gene encoding 2-amino-4-hydroxy-6-hydroxymethyldihydropteridine diphosphokinase gives rise to the protein MIWNKINPIIAYLGLGSNLGDREANLRRALQLLVEGPGVTLLKVSPLYETDPVGYTEQGPFLNAVVEIETTLDPHQLLARALHVEDALGRVRPVRWGPRTVDIDILLYGNRTIRDKDLEIPHPRMWQRGFVLVPLADLNPYTDITNITITPGTGGRGLSLRDLLTKEHLEDLGSKGGVRLYKRAWAWV
- the folB gene encoding dihydroneopterin aldolase, which produces MSDKLSLKGMVLYGYHGAFAAEKELGQKFEVDVEMFTDLSAAAQADDLELSINYVDVYTIVKDIVEEREFSLIEAMAEAIAQEILSAYDLRKITVRVRKPHAAVGGVLDYVEVEITRGKAGHDLE
- the folP gene encoding dihydropteroate synthase — translated: MREISGITGVDNSNKVNDKGRVIARILRLDDQRSLAGEMRKMGVSPDGVGIMAPKGVHRIVKLTGVPLKAAILLKQEMLAKGGEAAVSWDVACLNVHTTDVLLMGTLRQYQLVLDTLRSQPFGLPSIADEIEEALEASTCSSRCEPAELRGGRYTLRFGAKTHIMGILNVTPDSFSDGGRWLDADRAVARARELVEDGADIIDVGGESTRPGSDPVPEEEEIARVIPVVERLVREVPVPVSVDTCKAGVARRALEAGAHIINDISALRFDPELGRLVAKYDVPVVLMHMQGMPKYMQANPHYDDVISEIYAFFRERIAKALEFGVKCENIIIDPGIGFGKTTAHNLEILRRLDEFKGLGQPILVGTSRKSFIGNVLGLPVDQRVEGTAATVALAIARGADIVRVHDVREMTRVARMADAILREEERDER
- a CDS encoding ECF transporter S component, with the translated sequence MRTRELVWGAILTALSLLIPLTFGGVLGIVIPPFSATLTSHVPVMISMLFGPWVAVMVGLGSAFGFLVKLGPVIAARAAMHAVFGLVGAVAIRRGMSFWQALLLTLPVHATAEALIVLLFGFTLAKAGIVVGLGTALHHIADGLIALAIAKAAGIAMRRNGRAYAH
- the ftcD gene encoding glutamate formimidoyltransferase, with the protein product MPDGIPGGLVECVPNFSEGRRRAIVEQIVAAVDSVDGVKLLDCSMDADHNRSVLTFAGGAGAVCEAAFRAVAAAARLINMEDHTGEHPRIGAADVVPLVPLRGTTMQACVEMARRLGQRIAGELGIPVYLYGEAAVRPERRNLANIRRGQYEGLKESIASPERWPDFGPPRLHPTAGATAVGARDFLIAYNVNLGTSDVSIAKKIAKRIREKDGGLRHVRALGIMLHDRQVAQVTMNLLNFRETSIHEVFNLVKAEAERYGIPVIGSEIIGLVPLDALLDVASRYLGLEGLEGHRGSVRDRVLEARLWDI
- a CDS encoding transcription repressor NadR translates to MVPLTGERRRKELLEVLRKRRAPVTGSELAGMLSVSRQVIVQDIAILRAEGVDLVATPRGYILAEAAAGRIPTRVMACRHSGVEELRDELLTIVGLGGRVVDVVVEHPLYGELRGMLMIESADDVEGFVRTLSEKEAKPLSVLTEGIHLHTIQAASEAALDNIERALGAKGYLFEKT
- a CDS encoding ATP-dependent metallopeptidase FtsH/Yme1/Tma family protein, with the translated sequence MQLLRPDERALGQAPAWLPGFRLASVCLALSGFSLVVFTRVVCYNYVRWRIVYNSTGGAICLEYLACARSLAYSGPNLEPDVGSLVWDLKEEFFLNRALKTLGLWLLLGLITVSIASNFYGPRHEPEKMSLSQFMEYWEAGRVKEIHIIGEHIVTGTLKDGTSFQTYAPDITLITDKLKEQPGVARQIQVTAEPAPTPPWWMSILPQLIFTLFLVGLWLFVLNQMQGGGSRAMSFGKSKARLHVEDKGKTTFADVAGVDEAKEELAEVVEFLKHPKKFAEVGAKIPKGILLVGPPGTGKTLLGRAVAGEAGVPFFIISGSDFVEMFVGVGAARVRDLFDQAKKNAPCIVFIDEIDAVGRQRGAGLGGGHDEREQTLNQLLVEMDGFEPNTGIIILAATNRPDVLDPALLRPGRFDRQIVVDMPDLVGREAILRVHARGKPLGPDVDLKVLARRTPGFTGADLENLLNEAALLAARRGKKKVMMIECEEAIDRVIAGPERKSRVMSERERNIVAYHESGHALVGKLMPHANPVHKVSIIPRGRAGGYTLMLPEEDRYFLTRSELLDEVTVLMAGRVAEEIVLGEISTGAQNDLEKATKLVRKMITEYGMSERLGPLTLGGRHEDTIFLGRDIARERNYSEEVAAEIDEEIHSIVTRCYETAKSILTANRDKLEHIARVLKEKETIEGEELEALLNEMAALAGDAKGVAASSKEAGRAAASEVETAKDAQHPGQQATGATGKGERRPSLLAQNPGTA